In Deinococcus psychrotolerans, a genomic segment contains:
- a CDS encoding TCR/Tet family MFS transporter produces the protein MRRPQAALIFILITALVDIMGIGLIIPVLPLLVKELSGSAAAGARYIGIFTAVYAVMQFIFAPILGVLSDRYGRRPVLLLSLLGMGLDYLLLAFAPTLWWLFVGRVLAGITGASLTVANAYIADVSAPEDRAKNFGKLGATFGVGFILGPALGGLLGDYGLRVPFMFAAGLALLNMFYGYFVLPESLPPASRGARLSRKNLNPFTPLAALAQYPVILNMAAALVVLGMAGQVIFSTWVLYTEGVLGWTPLQNGVALAAFGLMTAIVQGGLISVSVRWLGERRAILLGLAMGTLEMLVLAFAKTSLLLYVSLIFGALGGLAGPTLQGIISRQVSESEQGKVQGALTAVNSLVGVVGPLLATWVFAYFNGGGSGVRFPGAAFMMGAVFSVIGLGLAWAALRKLPPAAGPTVIEAIEVKTV, from the coding sequence ATGCGCCGACCCCAAGCTGCCCTGATTTTTATTTTGATTACCGCCCTAGTCGACATCATGGGCATCGGGCTGATTATTCCGGTGTTGCCGCTGCTGGTCAAAGAATTGTCGGGCTCTGCGGCGGCGGGGGCGCGGTATATCGGCATTTTTACTGCTGTCTACGCCGTGATGCAGTTTATCTTTGCGCCGATTTTGGGGGTGCTGTCTGACCGGTATGGCCGCCGTCCGGTGCTGCTGCTGAGCCTGCTGGGTATGGGGCTGGATTACCTGCTGCTGGCCTTCGCGCCGACGCTGTGGTGGCTGTTTGTGGGCCGCGTCCTGGCGGGCATCACCGGAGCCAGCCTGACGGTCGCCAACGCTTACATTGCCGACGTCTCGGCTCCCGAAGACCGCGCCAAGAATTTCGGCAAGCTGGGCGCGACCTTTGGCGTCGGCTTTATCTTGGGGCCGGCGCTGGGCGGCCTACTGGGCGATTACGGCCTGCGCGTGCCATTCATGTTCGCGGCGGGGCTGGCCCTGCTCAACATGTTTTACGGCTACTTCGTCTTGCCGGAATCGCTGCCGCCTGCTTCACGCGGCGCGAGGCTGAGCCGCAAAAATCTCAACCCCTTCACGCCTCTGGCCGCGCTGGCTCAGTACCCGGTGATTCTCAATATGGCCGCCGCTTTAGTCGTGCTGGGCATGGCCGGGCAAGTCATCTTTTCGACTTGGGTGCTGTACACCGAGGGCGTGCTGGGCTGGACACCGCTGCAAAACGGCGTGGCGCTGGCGGCGTTTGGCTTGATGACCGCCATCGTGCAGGGCGGTCTGATCAGCGTTTCGGTGCGTTGGCTGGGCGAGCGGCGGGCCATTTTGCTGGGCCTGGCGATGGGAACACTGGAAATGCTGGTGCTGGCGTTTGCCAAAACCTCGCTGCTGCTGTATGTCTCGCTGATCTTCGGCGCACTCGGCGGGCTGGCTGGCCCCACCTTGCAGGGCATCATCAGCCGCCAGGTCAGCGAATCCGAACAGGGCAAAGTGCAGGGCGCACTCACCGCCGTCAACAGTTTGGTGGGCGTGGTGGGGCCGCTGCTCGCCACCTGGGTCTTTGCTTACTTCAACGGCGGCGGCTCGGGGGTGCGCTTTCCGGGAGCGGCGTTTATGATGGGCGCGGTCTTTTCGGTGATCGGACTGGGGCTGGCGTGGGCGGCGCTGCGTAAACTGCCGCCCGCTGCCGGGCCTACGGTGATCGAAGCCATTGAAGTCAAAACCGTCTGA
- a CDS encoding AzlC family ABC transporter permease — protein sequence MKPSAASFSLSPSFWRGLRAFLPLVPGILPFSLVTGVAAVQAGFSPVQSIFFSVIGFAGSAQLIASQMFKSGTPTILILLSALVVNLRFAIYSAAMLPVLSRASKLWRWPLAYVLTDQNFAVMAARPADELNPVQYYAGASAVMWLTWQLGTVAGALLGAGIPAAWPLDFAVPLSFIALLVPVLKTRPQLLAALVSGAVAVAAHGLPYRLNLMVGAACGIAVGLYVQNLRAKSVNKDVQA from the coding sequence GTGAAACCGTCTGCCGCTTCCTTTTCCCTCTCACCCTCCTTTTGGCGTGGGCTCCGGGCATTCTTGCCGCTGGTGCCGGGCATCTTGCCGTTCAGCTTGGTGACGGGGGTGGCCGCCGTGCAAGCCGGCTTTTCGCCAGTGCAGTCGATTTTCTTCTCGGTTATCGGCTTCGCGGGGTCGGCGCAACTGATCGCCTCGCAGATGTTTAAGAGCGGCACCCCTACCATTTTGATTTTGCTGAGTGCTCTGGTGGTCAATTTGCGCTTCGCCATTTATTCGGCCGCCATGTTGCCGGTGCTCAGCCGCGCTTCAAAGCTGTGGCGCTGGCCGCTCGCCTACGTTCTGACCGATCAGAACTTTGCAGTGATGGCCGCGCGGCCCGCCGATGAACTCAACCCGGTGCAGTATTACGCGGGCGCGTCGGCAGTGATGTGGCTGACCTGGCAACTCGGCACCGTGGCCGGGGCGCTGCTGGGCGCGGGCATTCCCGCCGCTTGGCCGCTGGACTTCGCCGTGCCGCTCAGCTTCATTGCCCTGCTGGTGCCGGTGCTCAAAACCCGTCCGCAACTGCTGGCCGCGCTGGTGTCGGGCGCGGTGGCGGTGGCGGCCCACGGCTTGCCCTACCGCCTGAACTTGATGGTGGGTGCGGCCTGCGGCATTGCGGTGGGGTTGTATGTCCAAAACCTCAGGGCCAAGTCAGTCAACAAAGACGTGCAGGCGTGA
- a CDS encoding bifunctional nicotinamide-nucleotide adenylyltransferase/Nudix hydroxylase: MTHRQPTQPESRSRKRTFGVYIGRFEPPHAAHLEVMLEALSQVQKLIVVIGSARAARNVKNPFTAEERQAVIVELLREAGVKVSRVLFVHVRDYYYNESLWLSEVQRGVAGHTHGSSDVALIGHLKDESSYYLRSFPAWEFLPTHVISDLSATEVRRAYFEDDLERVQKIVPPAVWKFLEGFRRTGDFAALQAEYRYVQDYRAAWASTPYPVVFVTTDAVVIRSGHVLVVRRAEHPGRGRLAMPGGFLNLKETLLASCVREVVEETGLQISDLAAYQRSQAVFDYPARSLRGRTVSHAFQFDLGIGQLPVLRPGSDAADAFWLPLSEALAAPELFFEDHHAIMEHFLMRG; this comes from the coding sequence ATGACCCACCGACAGCCAACTCAGCCAGAATCCCGTAGCCGAAAGCGCACCTTTGGCGTGTACATTGGCCGCTTTGAGCCGCCGCACGCCGCCCACCTCGAAGTGATGCTCGAAGCCCTGTCACAGGTTCAAAAGCTGATCGTGGTGATCGGCTCGGCGCGGGCGGCCCGCAACGTCAAAAACCCCTTTACCGCCGAGGAGCGCCAAGCCGTGATCGTGGAATTGCTGCGGGAAGCGGGCGTCAAGGTGAGCCGGGTGCTGTTCGTGCATGTGCGCGATTATTATTACAACGAGTCGCTGTGGCTCAGCGAGGTGCAGCGCGGCGTGGCGGGGCATACCCACGGCAGCAGCGACGTGGCGCTGATCGGGCACCTCAAAGACGAGAGCAGCTACTATTTGCGCTCGTTTCCGGCTTGGGAATTTTTGCCGACGCATGTAATCAGTGATCTGAGCGCCACCGAAGTGCGCCGCGCTTACTTTGAAGACGACCTGGAGCGGGTGCAAAAAATCGTGCCGCCCGCCGTGTGGAAGTTCCTGGAAGGCTTTCGCCGGACGGGTGACTTTGCCGCCTTACAAGCTGAATACCGCTATGTGCAGGACTACCGAGCAGCTTGGGCGAGCACGCCGTATCCGGTGGTGTTCGTGACCACCGACGCGGTGGTGATTCGCAGCGGCCACGTCTTGGTGGTGCGCCGCGCCGAGCATCCCGGACGCGGACGGCTGGCGATGCCGGGCGGGTTTCTCAACCTTAAAGAAACGTTGCTGGCCTCGTGCGTGCGCGAAGTGGTGGAAGAAACCGGGCTGCAAATCAGCGATCTGGCGGCGTACCAGCGCTCTCAAGCGGTGTTCGATTATCCGGCCAGAAGTTTGCGGGGCCGCACGGTGTCGCACGCCTTTCAGTTTGATCTGGGCATCGGGCAATTGCCGGTGCTGAGGCCCGGAAGCGACGCCGCTGACGCCTTCTGGCTGCCGCTCAGCGAGGCCCTGGCCGCGCCGGAGCTGTTCTTTGAAGACCACCACGCCATCATGGAGCATTTTTTGATGCGCGGGTAG
- a CDS encoding ADP-ribosylglycohydrolase family protein — MHSRPTSSQISGVLFGSAYGDALAAPTEFMHSLIHIRQTFAPSGPTDLHAGRVTDDTQMMLAVARALLAAPEFTPAALETTLRAEFITWLHDPENNRAPGHTCLTACRNLQRGGAWQAATVAQSKGCGANMRVQPLGLIADDLIRAGAAQLQAALTHGHPTALAAADLTAQAIWLLVSGTEPQQLVAELTAYAQAQRNVYHQGWLGDVWQHYGAASPQSYISEGWDECLGVLGRLNTALASGLPEDADPCDFTGEGWIAEEALATGLLCFLLTPNDPVESLRRAAVTKGDSDSLACLAGAFAGAYLGLEAFPAEWQARVEYAAELERLSLAFAAR; from the coding sequence ATGCACAGCCGACCCACCTCCAGCCAAATCAGCGGCGTCCTCTTTGGCTCGGCTTATGGCGACGCGCTGGCTGCGCCCACCGAATTCATGCACAGCCTGATTCATATTCGGCAGACGTTTGCGCCCAGCGGCCCGACTGACCTTCACGCGGGCCGCGTCACCGACGACACCCAGATGATGCTGGCGGTGGCCCGCGCTCTGCTGGCCGCACCGGAATTCACCCCGGCGGCGCTGGAAACCACGCTGAGGGCTGAGTTCATTACTTGGCTCCATGACCCCGAAAACAACCGCGCTCCCGGCCACACCTGCCTGACCGCCTGCCGCAATTTGCAGCGGGGCGGCGCGTGGCAAGCTGCGACGGTGGCGCAGAGCAAAGGCTGCGGAGCCAACATGCGCGTTCAGCCGCTGGGCCTGATCGCTGACGACCTGATTCGTGCGGGAGCGGCCCAACTTCAAGCGGCCCTGACACACGGCCACCCCACCGCCCTGGCCGCCGCCGACCTGACCGCGCAGGCGATTTGGCTGCTGGTGTCTGGTACTGAGCCGCAGCAGTTGGTGGCTGAATTGACGGCCTACGCCCAAGCCCAGCGCAACGTTTATCACCAGGGCTGGCTGGGCGATGTGTGGCAGCATTACGGCGCGGCCAGCCCGCAAAGCTACATCTCGGAGGGCTGGGACGAATGCTTGGGCGTGCTGGGCCGCTTGAACACTGCGCTCGCTTCTGGCCTTCCCGAAGATGCCGACCCCTGCGACTTCACTGGCGAAGGTTGGATTGCCGAGGAAGCCCTCGCCACCGGGCTGCTGTGCTTTCTGCTGACCCCGAATGATCCGGTGGAAAGCCTGCGCCGCGCCGCCGTGACCAAGGGTGACAGTGACTCGCTGGCTTGCCTCGCTGGAGCGTTTGCTGGGGCTTACTTGGGGCTGGAGGCTTTTCCGGCAGAGTGGCAAGCGCGGGTTGAGTATGCGGCTGAGCTGGAGCGGCTTTCGCTGGCTTTTGCTGCGCGTTGA
- a CDS encoding nicotinamide mononucleotide transporter family protein codes for MNISWLTTLPPLLLDLSGGLAVLVSLYFLFAKARAYWHWSNASLLPYFLLFVGGGQWMLAGLQVTYLLFGIHGLYLWHLEARRDRGELTFNEPLWYGVTWVASLAIFAYTTVATDFSESWNWVQFAAVTLALVANFATTRKWAWSWPVWVTVNAVQAVYFWHTAYWALFGLQFILGAMSVYGYFAWRKDERRVVEFA; via the coding sequence ATGAATATCAGCTGGCTCACCACCCTCCCGCCCCTCCTCCTTGACCTCTCCGGCGGGTTGGCCGTTCTCGTCTCCCTCTACTTTCTGTTCGCCAAGGCGCGGGCGTACTGGCACTGGTCAAACGCCTCGCTGCTGCCGTACTTCCTGCTGTTTGTCGGCGGCGGCCAGTGGATGCTGGCGGGCTTGCAAGTCACCTACCTGCTGTTCGGCATTCACGGCCTCTACCTCTGGCATTTGGAGGCGCGGCGCGATAGGGGAGAGCTGACCTTCAACGAGCCGCTGTGGTACGGCGTGACCTGGGTGGCCAGCCTCGCCATCTTCGCCTACACCACCGTCGCCACCGACTTCTCCGAGTCATGGAACTGGGTGCAGTTCGCGGCGGTCACGCTGGCCCTCGTTGCCAATTTTGCCACCACCCGCAAATGGGCCTGGAGCTGGCCGGTGTGGGTCACCGTCAACGCGGTGCAGGCGGTTTACTTCTGGCACACGGCGTACTGGGCCTTGTTCGGCCTGCAATTTATTCTGGGAGCCATGAGCGTTTACGGCTACTTCGCCTGGAGAAAAGACGAGAGGCGCGTGGTCGAGTTTGCCTGA
- a CDS encoding AAA family ATPase: protein MPDNTGKFAHGLIVGKFAPLHAGHEALIRFALSRCERVSVWVYSRPDFPSMPSPVRRGWLREVFPAHLFPQLTLLPDAPNPPLNSAPDAEHQQYVGAVLDGWNVRPDVVVTSEAYGPPLAERLNSAHLHFDPERRQTPISGTAIRADVHASRHFLNPLVYAHFVERVAIVGAESTGKSTLTAALAGDFGTHFVREYGRDVYEREDGKLTPEHFLEIALGHRALEEEAARTPGLNRSLFVDTTAATTLMWSYLLCRTALPELHALANDAKRRYAHTFLCADDLAHEQDGWRSNTEVRGVQQAFIRQDLETRGVRYQPLRGSLTERVAQVRGFLRR, encoded by the coding sequence TTGCCTGACAATACGGGCAAGTTCGCGCACGGCCTGATCGTCGGCAAGTTCGCCCCGCTCCACGCCGGACACGAGGCGCTGATCCGCTTTGCCTTGTCGCGCTGCGAACGGGTCAGCGTATGGGTCTACAGCCGCCCCGACTTCCCGAGTATGCCTTCGCCTGTGCGCCGGGGCTGGCTGCGCGAGGTGTTCCCGGCCCATCTGTTTCCGCAGCTGACCCTGCTCCCCGACGCGCCCAATCCGCCGCTCAACAGCGCCCCCGACGCCGAGCATCAGCAGTATGTCGGGGCCGTGCTGGACGGTTGGAATGTACGCCCGGACGTGGTGGTCACCAGTGAAGCGTATGGCCCCCCACTGGCCGAGCGACTGAATAGTGCTCACCTTCACTTCGACCCTGAACGCCGCCAGACGCCGATCAGCGGCACGGCCATTCGCGCCGACGTTCACGCTTCGCGGCATTTCCTGAACCCGCTGGTCTACGCGCATTTCGTGGAGCGGGTGGCCATCGTGGGCGCGGAAAGCACCGGCAAAAGCACCCTGACGGCAGCGCTGGCAGGCGATTTCGGCACCCATTTCGTCCGCGAGTATGGCCGCGACGTTTACGAGCGCGAGGACGGCAAACTGACGCCTGAACATTTTCTGGAAATCGCCCTCGGCCACCGTGCTCTAGAGGAAGAAGCTGCCCGCACGCCGGGCCTAAACCGCTCCCTGTTCGTGGACACCACCGCCGCCACCACCCTGATGTGGTCGTACCTGCTGTGCCGCACCGCCCTGCCGGAGTTGCACGCGCTGGCCAACGATGCCAAGCGCCGTTACGCTCACACCTTTTTGTGTGCCGACGACTTGGCGCACGAGCAAGACGGCTGGCGCAGCAACACTGAAGTTCGCGGCGTACAGCAGGCGTTCATTCGGCAAGACTTGGAAACGCGGGGCGTTCGGTATCAGCCACTCAGAGGCAGTCTGACGGAGCGGGTGGCTCAGGTGCGCGGTTTTCTTCGGCGCTGA
- a CDS encoding isocitrate/isopropylmalate dehydrogenase family protein, giving the protein MAKYRIALIEGDGIGHEVIPAARRVLDAAGFDAEYIDAEAGYEYFLDHGTSTPQATYDAVENTHATLFGAATSPTDKPDGFKGAIRHLRQKYGLYANVRPTKTRPVPGSYDNVDLVIVRENTQGLYVEQERRYGDTAIADTVITKDASLAIGKFAANLAMQRRKKLMVVHKANVLPVTQGLFLNTILDEVKGMDDLSTSTMIVDNAAMQLVRNPAQFDVLVMTNMFGDILSDLAAGLVGGLGIAASGNIGDKFGIFESVHGSAPDIAGQGVANPTATVLAAVLMLQHLGETEIATRLDNAVNKILQEGPRTRDLGGTAGTEEFTKALISFL; this is encoded by the coding sequence ATGGCTAAATACCGCATTGCACTGATTGAAGGCGACGGCATAGGACACGAAGTGATTCCGGCAGCCCGCCGCGTGCTGGACGCCGCTGGCTTTGACGCCGAGTACATCGACGCCGAAGCAGGCTACGAATACTTTCTCGATCACGGCACGTCCACCCCGCAGGCCACCTACGACGCGGTGGAAAACACCCACGCGACTTTGTTTGGCGCGGCCACCAGCCCCACCGATAAGCCGGACGGCTTCAAGGGCGCAATTCGCCACCTGCGCCAGAAGTACGGCCTGTACGCCAATGTGCGCCCCACCAAAACCCGCCCGGTGCCGGGGTCGTATGACAACGTGGACTTGGTGATCGTCCGCGAGAACACCCAGGGCCTGTATGTCGAGCAGGAACGCCGCTACGGCGACACCGCCATTGCCGACACCGTGATCACCAAAGACGCCAGCCTCGCCATTGGCAAATTCGCTGCCAACCTCGCCATGCAGCGGCGCAAGAAACTCATGGTGGTACACAAGGCCAACGTGCTGCCGGTCACGCAGGGCCTGTTCCTGAACACCATCTTGGATGAAGTCAAAGGCATGGACGACCTCAGCACCAGCACCATGATCGTGGACAACGCCGCCATGCAGCTTGTCCGCAACCCCGCCCAGTTTGACGTGCTGGTGATGACCAACATGTTCGGTGACATCCTCTCCGACCTCGCGGCAGGTCTGGTGGGCGGCTTGGGCATCGCCGCCAGCGGCAACATCGGCGACAAGTTCGGCATCTTCGAATCGGTTCACGGCTCGGCCCCCGACATCGCTGGGCAGGGCGTGGCCAACCCCACCGCCACCGTGCTGGCCGCCGTGCTGATGCTCCAGCACTTGGGCGAAACCGAAATTGCCACGCGCCTCGATAACGCTGTCAACAAAATCTTGCAAGAAGGCCCTCGCACCCGCGATCTGGGCGGCACGGCAGGCACCGAGGAATTTACCAAAGCGCTGATTTCATTTCTGTAG
- a CDS encoding AzlD domain-containing protein — MTIWIIIFGVGLIGFLLRSSALLLLRGRPLPERLASALGLVPAAVLSALVVPELFVHGGEFNLLSARMVAGVVAGGVAWKTKSVLWTLVVGLGLLVAFQALGWK; from the coding sequence GTGACCATCTGGATCATCATTTTCGGAGTCGGCCTGATCGGGTTTTTGCTGCGTTCCTCGGCGCTCTTGCTGCTGCGGGGCCGACCGCTGCCGGAGCGCCTTGCCTCAGCGTTGGGCCTCGTTCCGGCGGCGGTGCTGTCGGCCCTGGTGGTGCCGGAACTGTTCGTTCACGGCGGCGAATTCAACTTGCTCAGCGCCCGCATGGTGGCCGGCGTCGTCGCGGGCGGGGTGGCCTGGAAAACCAAAAGCGTTTTGTGGACGCTGGTGGTGGGCTTGGGGTTGCTGGTCGCCTTTCAAGCGCTGGGTTGGAAGTAA
- a CDS encoding nicotinate phosphoribosyltransferase — MTITMQPLADNNIILDTDSYKSSHFLQYPAGTRKLFSYLESRGGRYPATRFFGLQYILKRYLSVRVTAEMVEEARELITAHGEPFPYDGWMHIVTAHGGKLPLEIRAVPEGMLVPVHNALMTVTNTDPAVPWLPGWFETSLMRVWYTTTVATQSYYLREILKAALEQTSDRPAEELPFKLHDFGSRGVSSRESAGLGGLAHLINFQGSDTLEALRTGRNYYGADIAAFSIPAAEHSTITSWGKAHEVDAYRNMVEKFSKPGSVYAVVSDSYDLKYAINTHWGETLRQQVIDSGGTLVVRPDSGDPASMVRLAVRALAAKFGTTTNSKGFMLLNHVRVLQGDGVDEDSIREILQNLIVDGFSTENVAFGMGGALLQKVDRDTQRFAYKASAALIDGPEGEYFQPIYKDPVTDPGKRSKDGVLDLVREGQRLVTKQYQTFDTEYPDSVMRVVYRDGEVLVDETLEEIRGRA; from the coding sequence ATGACTATTACCATGCAACCCTTAGCCGACAACAACATCATCTTAGATACCGACAGCTACAAGTCCAGCCACTTTCTCCAGTACCCCGCGGGCACGCGCAAACTGTTTTCCTATCTGGAATCGCGCGGCGGGCGCTACCCGGCCACCCGCTTTTTCGGGTTGCAGTACATCCTCAAGCGCTACCTGAGCGTGCGCGTCACCGCCGAGATGGTGGAGGAAGCCCGCGAGCTGATCACCGCGCACGGCGAGCCGTTTCCGTATGACGGCTGGATGCACATTGTCACCGCACACGGCGGCAAGCTCCCGCTGGAGATTCGCGCCGTGCCGGAGGGGATGCTCGTTCCCGTCCACAACGCGCTGATGACCGTCACCAACACCGACCCCGCCGTGCCCTGGCTGCCCGGTTGGTTTGAAACGTCGCTGATGCGCGTCTGGTACACCACCACCGTCGCCACCCAGAGCTACTACCTGCGCGAGATTCTGAAGGCCGCGCTGGAGCAGACCTCCGACCGGCCCGCCGAGGAACTGCCGTTCAAGCTGCACGACTTCGGCAGCCGGGGCGTGAGCAGCCGCGAGAGCGCGGGCCTGGGCGGACTGGCGCACTTGATCAACTTTCAGGGCAGCGACACGCTGGAAGCCCTGCGCACCGGGCGCAATTACTACGGGGCCGACATCGCCGCCTTCTCCATTCCCGCCGCCGAGCACAGCACCATTACCAGCTGGGGCAAGGCACACGAAGTAGACGCCTACCGCAACATGGTGGAGAAATTCAGCAAGCCCGGCAGCGTCTACGCGGTGGTCAGTGACAGTTACGACCTCAAGTACGCCATCAACACCCACTGGGGCGAAACCCTGCGCCAGCAAGTCATCGACAGCGGCGGAACCCTGGTGGTGCGCCCCGACAGTGGCGACCCAGCCTCGATGGTGCGTCTGGCGGTGCGGGCGCTGGCGGCCAAGTTCGGCACGACCACCAACAGCAAGGGCTTCATGCTGCTCAACCACGTGCGGGTTCTTCAGGGCGACGGCGTGGACGAGGACTCGATTCGCGAGATCTTGCAAAACCTGATCGTGGACGGCTTTTCGACCGAGAACGTGGCCTTCGGTATGGGCGGGGCGCTGCTGCAAAAAGTGGATCGCGACACCCAGCGCTTTGCCTACAAAGCCAGCGCCGCGCTGATCGACGGCCCCGAGGGCGAGTATTTTCAGCCGATTTACAAAGACCCGGTGACTGACCCCGGCAAGCGCAGTAAGGACGGCGTGCTCGATCTGGTGCGCGAAGGCCAGCGCCTGGTGACGAAGCAGTACCAGACCTTTGATACCGAGTACCCCGACAGCGTGATGCGTGTGGTGTACCGCGACGGCGAAGTGCTGGTGGACGAGACATTGGAGGAGATTAGGGGGCGGGCGTGA
- the lepB gene encoding signal peptidase I, with product MNRVWREAILPLLVLWLISTFGLTIARVDGSSMNPTLQTGQAMLLLKSPRWGYAWHLTGLPYRRGDIVIFKAPPDSEYAWETLSILGVWEVRHRSYNIKRVVGVPGDTVEIRGGQLRVNGQKVAETYVSGGAAQDEAPSRVPLGAVYVLGDNRQLAESVDSRFYGPVSVKDVAGTANICLWPPGRVGGR from the coding sequence ATGAACCGCGTGTGGCGCGAAGCCATTTTACCGCTGCTGGTGCTGTGGCTGATCTCCACTTTCGGCCTGACGATTGCCCGCGTAGACGGCAGCAGCATGAACCCCACCTTGCAGACAGGTCAGGCCATGCTGCTGCTCAAGTCTCCGCGCTGGGGCTACGCTTGGCACCTGACCGGCCTCCCCTACCGGCGCGGCGATATCGTCATTTTCAAAGCCCCGCCGGACAGCGAGTACGCCTGGGAGACGCTGAGTATTTTGGGCGTCTGGGAAGTTCGTCACCGTTCCTACAACATCAAGCGGGTGGTGGGGGTGCCAGGCGACACGGTAGAAATCAGGGGCGGGCAACTGCGGGTCAACGGGCAAAAAGTAGCTGAAACTTATGTGAGCGGAGGAGCGGCCCAAGACGAAGCGCCCAGCCGAGTGCCGCTGGGAGCGGTGTACGTGCTGGGCGACAACCGTCAACTCGCTGAAAGTGTGGACTCGCGTTTTTACGGGCCGGTCAGCGTGAAAGATGTGGCGGGCACGGCAAACATCTGTTTGTGGCCGCCGGGCCGGGTGGGCGGGCGATAA
- a CDS encoding P1 family peptidase, whose translation MNTTLTAVPDFRVGHWTDPVGQTGCTVILPPSEGAVASASFLGPSPATREGVLLSPEKKVERIHGLLLTGGSAFGLAAAGGVVRWLEEQGVGHPTPFARVPIVPAAVIYDLGAGDPKARPDEAAGYFAAQTASSAAVPRGRVGAGTGATIGKYLGPTRAVAGGLGSVYLSRYGVSVGALAVVNPIGDVYSPAGELLAGPGVGPGAAAFTPGDVENTTLLVIVTQHSLTKNDARRLADAAQAALARVIRPSHTYWDGDSAFVLSSAALPAADPLLLGTLVQEAAALAVADAVLSQRE comes from the coding sequence ATGAACACCACCCTGACCGCCGTTCCCGACTTCCGCGTGGGCCACTGGACAGATCCAGTCGGCCAGACCGGCTGCACCGTGATTTTGCCGCCGAGTGAGGGCGCGGTGGCTTCGGCCAGCTTCCTTGGCCCCAGCCCTGCCACCCGCGAGGGCGTGCTGCTCTCGCCTGAAAAGAAAGTGGAGCGCATTCACGGCCTGCTGCTGACTGGTGGCAGCGCCTTTGGCCTCGCGGCGGCGGGCGGGGTGGTGCGCTGGCTGGAGGAGCAGGGCGTGGGCCACCCCACCCCGTTTGCCCGCGTGCCGATCGTGCCCGCCGCCGTGATTTACGACCTTGGCGCGGGCGACCCCAAGGCGCGGCCTGATGAAGCGGCGGGCTACTTTGCCGCCCAGACTGCCAGCTCGGCAGCCGTACCGCGTGGCCGGGTGGGGGCCGGAACCGGGGCCACCATCGGCAAGTATCTGGGGCCAACCCGGGCGGTAGCAGGCGGGCTGGGCAGCGTGTACCTGTCGCGGTACGGGGTCAGTGTGGGGGCGCTGGCGGTAGTCAATCCGATTGGCGATGTGTACAGCCCAGCGGGAGAGCTGTTGGCCGGGCCGGGGGTGGGGCCGGGCGCGGCGGCTTTTACGCCGGGCGACGTCGAAAACACCACCCTGCTGGTCATCGTTACCCAGCACTCCCTCACCAAAAACGACGCCCGGCGCTTGGCGGACGCGGCTCAAGCAGCGCTGGCCCGCGTGATTCGCCCCAGCCACACCTACTGGGACGGAGACAGCGCTTTCGTGCTGAGCAGCGCGGCCCTACCCGCCGCCGATCCGCTGCTGCTCGGCACGCTGGTGCAGGAAGCGGCGGCGCTGGCTGTCGCCGACGCGGTGCTGTCGCAGCGGGAATAA